Genomic window (Eptesicus fuscus isolate TK198812 chromosome 17, DD_ASM_mEF_20220401, whole genome shotgun sequence):
GTGGCTGGTGATGTAGAGGTGTGTGTCGTGCCCGCGGCAGGTCTGTggaggctggcagctgctgctggtcCCCTCCCCAGTGAGCAATGCGCAGCCCCGCCTCCTCATGATGTGGGTGAACTCCAGGCCTGGCCATTCAGGCCCCAGTCAGGATGGTCACCCTCTCCTTGGAGTCCTGGCGTTCGGCCGCAAAAGAGAAGACCCTCAGGATGGGGAGGCAAGACCCCCGCCTGGGACCTGTCTTCTCCACACTGTCTGGGCCCACAGAGAGGAGGGCCTGGGACCTAATTCTGCATCCTCGTGCCCACTCGCGAGGCACTGCACCTTTCTGAGCCCCAGTTTGTGCACCAATAAATGGGGGTGAAAACCGCGCCCAATCCTGAGCATGTTAAGTGCTCCAGCCTCTTACCACCAAGAAATGGGAAGAGGCTTGACTTCTCTGAGGGAAAGGTGTTTCcttttagttaataataaaactAGCAAACCCGACAGACTCTCTTCGCTTTGGACCTTCCAAAGAGCCAGATTTGTGACTTGACAACAAGCCTCTTGGACAAGGATGTCCAGTGCAAATGAACTGTAGCCGGAAGGCAAGCTGTCAGTCATTCCGTTTCCCGGGAGCCACGTTAAACAGTGCAGAGAAGCAGACCAGCTGAATGGTAGTAAAGCTTTGTGTAACGCAGTATGTCCAAAATATGCTCATCTAAAATGAAGTTAATATAGTTATTGATGagacattttaaattctttttcttcgTAAAATATCTTTGAACTCTGCATTCACCTTCCACTTCACATTCATATGAAGGTACGAGTGACCGCTCATCCGCTACCATCCTGCTCAGAGGCTCCACGGTGGACGTCCAAGTCCTAGGACCCCGTGAGCTGCAGGCCTGAGTCTCAGTTCGGCTCCCTGTCTATTGGAATCACCTgtcctgatttttatttatattttcagtacTGTTGAGTGTGCGCCCTGGAAGCTCCCCACAGGCTTGTGTGATAAGGAGGTGACAAAAGAAGGTGGCCGGGGCTCATATGCACACCGTTGGTCTCCCAGCTCCCCCTTGTCCATGGGAGTGCCGGGTCTTTGGTTTTGGGCACTGGGCAAGGGGACAGAGTGAGACTGCCACTAGTGACAGGGCAGGGAGGGTCATAGCTCTGGAAAgcagccagcctgccccgcccTCTGCTCACTGCCAGCGTCAGCACCGTCCGTGGCAGGTATGTGCTGAGCTGCTGTGGGGATGTGGTGAGATGCGCACTGGGAACCCTGTGGGGTCTGGTGATGGGCAGGGATCCTTCTAGGTCTGCGTTGGTCTTGCAGGCACGTGGTTGAAGTGGGGCAAACGGGAGGCATTTTGTTTTCAGACAAACTGGTGTTTAAGTTTTGGCATTTTGCTTATTAGCTGAGTGATGTTAGGCAGGATTTTCTACTCAGCAGagattcatttttctcctctagAAAATGGGCATAATGGTACAAGTTTTGGAGGATTAAAGACCATGTGTGCAAAGTGCATGGCGTAGAATAGGGACTTTATATTCCACTTACTATGTGGAATATAAAGTCCCTATTACTTGAACCCACATTGTATTTTTTACTTGAACccacattgtattttttaaaattttccagatGTTTCTAGAATGAGAACAGGGAGGAAAAGGCTTCTGCACGCACCTGCGAGTGGGTGTGGGTCCAGAGCTCACTGACAGAGTCGTTGGAAGCTGTAGATTTTGTCCAGCAGAATGGGAGGGCCTTTGTCAAAGAAGTAGGAGCACAGGGAGGAAATGGAGGAGGTAGGGCCACCGATGTTGAACCTGAGGGAAGGGAGCGGAGACCACTGAGAGCAGAGCTGGAACTTGCTGATAaattcctcctcttcccaccccccaccctttaTTTACCATGGCCTGCTCCCCTGCACCATGGCCTGCTCCCCTGTGTTTCCTGTCAGTGGAACACATCATCTTGGGAACACTGTCCTTCCCAGTTGCATTCTCAAGATTTTCACTAAACCCACTAGGCGTCTCAGTCCAAGTGCCCTACCGAGGCAAACAGTGCAGAGCGCTCAGAGCTGTGAAACTGTGTCGGAGGTGAGGGAGGCTGTGCCTGTCCCAGGCCACGTAGCTGTGCCTAGATGTGCCCCGTGTCATGATCTTCCTGGGCCCCTGCCTCTTCGTCTGGGCCACACAGAGCTCAGGGATGGTTGATGGTCTAGGATGGTCTGGCTGGGCTCAGGGCCCATGACCTCAGCACCTGAAACTCCAAACCTCAGATTAGAAGGGTCTTTAAGCAAAGCACCCCTATAGGCTGGGCctccttttacttaaaaaatgtagATGGCACTATTTTGCTGACAGGGTCTTAGCATGAAGGTCATTCAGATGTTTAATAGAGCATTTGGAGAACGAAGACATCAGAGGTACACACAGGAGCCCCCAACTCAAGTTCTGGGCACACACACTGGAGCCCTGGGAGACAGTTTGTCTCCCCCGGAGGAGAACCAGTCTCCGGGATCCAGGGCCATGGCAATGTTGCAGGCCAGCTACCAGAGCTGAACTCCATCTCCGCCAATTCCAGCAGCTTCTGTCTGGTAGCCTGCCCCTTCCTTGGCCACAGAGCGTACCTGGGCAAGCTGCCGGTGGACCTGGGAGTTAGGGGGAGCCTCCCCTGGCCATTGCCAGAGGGGATTCTTCCACCTCCTCTTGTTCTCTGAGGAAACCCCCCTCTCTCAGGCACACCTGCACAGAAGCAGAAGCGAGGTGGCTGGCTGGAAGCATCCCCCAACAATCATGTTGTGAGGCAAAGCATTCTTTTTGCAGCAATAGTGGCTAATGTGTAAATAGTGGCTAATGTGTAAATACCCTCTGGGACTTGGCTTTATGATTCTCATGACCAGGTTGAACCACAACCACAGGTAGAGACCTAGCTCCCGAGACACGAATGATCACCAGAATGACCTGGGATGGTGCCTGTCAAATGTATAGATGACTGGGCCTCGCCCCTGGAGTATTGGACTcagtggggctggggcggggcactGGAACCAGTGTTCTTCAtgtctccctttcctcttcttctccATGGAATCCTGTGACCAGGCACCTTTGGGGATCAGCAAATTAGCTCAGTAACTCTCAGTCTGGGAAGCACATTGGGATCCTCAGAAGAGTTTTTAGAATCTACCAATGCTGGGGTCTCACCCAGTCAATTAAGCCAGAACCCTgggctacctggccagagccctGAGAGCCAGGTGACCCAATTCTTTTCAACTCTCAGGGTTCTTTTCCTTCTCTACTGGGCCCATAACTCTGACTATCTTCCAGCAGCAGACCTGGCCTGATCAGGAACCTCTGACCCCCAGCCCATTGACCTCATGTCAATAATCATAGCATCCCTGTGTACAATCTTCTTCCAGACATGCTCCACCAGCAGCTCTGAGACCTGGGTGAGCAGCTCACAGTCTCCAAACATGTCAGACCTCAAGTAGCCAATGTTGTCCTCAAGCACGTTAGTGTGGAAGGAAAATTGATCAGGTCTTCAAAGACTTTGGGGGAAGGGATCTGAGATGGAGAGATCCAGCTCAGGGTCAGGAGAGAGCAGAGTTTAAAGCTTAGACAAGTGGACAACAGAGATTTCCTTTATAGCAAGAGAAATATTAAGGGTATATAAAAGGAACCAACCTTTCTGAGGTGCCGGGAGCTTAGATGGGTGGTAGCCCTGGGTTATGGAACCACAGGTGGCTGGCAGCCTCCTTCCCAGGAATGCTCAGAGTGCCAACCCCATGCCCTGGAGCTGCAAGGCTTACACATTGTCTCCACTCTGTTTTCCCTGATCTCTCGCCAGACACTTCTTGATGTCACTGAGGAAAGGAACTTTATATTCCACTTACTATTACTTTTACTTGAACCCACATTGTATTTCTCCTATTTTCCAGCATGCCCGGGCCTCCCCCTTTCTCTACAAGGCTGCTCGAAGGCTGCTGGCTCTGTGAGCTGGACTGAGGGTAAGGAGCCATCAAGGCCACCACTGTTGACTGGGACCCAGGGCCTGTAGGTCATGCTCTGTCCTGTCCTTAGGAACAGCTCCCGGGGGCCATTCGCTTCTGCACCTTCCAGACCTCAGCTTCTGTTTCTGGAAAATGGACAATTCTGCAGCAGCTGCTGTTGGCATCCTCAGCCCCCCTCTGATTTCATGCAACTGGACCCCAGCGACAGGCCCGTCCTCCGGCACATGCCTGTTTGCCTGCTCTCCACTTCAGAACCTTCTCTAAGCTTCCTCAGAGTGTGAGGTCCAGCAGCCGTGGAAGCTGAAGTGCTCCCGCAGGAGGGTGGCGGTGATAGGGGGTGAAGAGGCACAGGGCCCGGTGTCTGGGCCCTGGAGGAAGGACAGCAGCAGGGGCACCATGGAGGACGCCCCTGCCCCCCGCGGGATTCCGGTGCAGGTCCATCATCAGGGGCTCCACTGCCTGTAGAGGCCCCCGCACCTGGCGCAGGATGCACGGGCCTCAGCCAATGGAGAACAGGAGCTGCAGAGGGGTGGCTGCAGGAGGCATTTCTCACACTTGTCAGCGTCCTGTTGGAACCAGTAAGCACCTAGCTTCCGGCcatgcctccctctcctgccccttcaCTCCCGCTTCGGTGACCACCTACCACACACGTCGCCTATACCCACGCCGTTGTCTCAGGCCCTCTTTTAAAGGAACCCAAGACAACCGCTCCCCTCTGTGCAGTGCCATCATGGATGATGAAAGATGTGGAGAGCTGTTGTAAGTGCTATGCTCGATGGAGCTCGTAGCTGATGGAAGTACTTGCTCCCCTTGGCCACTGGGCAGGAGAACTTCCCGCATCCACCCAGCAGCAAACGCCTCAGCACTGATTCCCCGCTCAGCTCAGTGTTTCACGAACTTACGACTCTTCCCAGCACCGACAATGAGAAGCCCCGCAAACACGTGTCTTCCACCCAGAGGAGAGTGTAGCGCCTGCTATAACAGGGGTTTCCAAACCGAGTTTTTGTGGGTAACAATTCTCCACAGAGGTgctcagggacccccccccccacccccccgacccGAGCATGGGAGTGGATGGgatgcagagggagagagaacaagatatgaCTGTAAGAGCTCAAAGGTGAAAACAAGTCTGGAAGCCGTCGCCTTGCACCTCGCACAGAACCTGGGCGGTGCTCGGCCCAGCCCCTGTGCCTCTCACCTGCATGGGCACAACCCTCAGGAATCTGGGCTGTCTTCAGGTGTGGTCCCCAGACAGCTCCTGCAGATCAGCCCCCAGCATCTCAGCCAGCGCCACTTCAGAGGTCACCCTCGAATAACGGCTCTGCAGATGGCTGTTTGGCAGCCACGTCGGGGGACCGGCTTCCCGGCGGTCTGCAGCACAGGGGGCACCTAGATGCGCAGGCCCGCTATGTCCCGGGCGGGGAGAGGGCCTGGCTCACGGCACGGTGACGTCGGGCTCTACACCTGCCAGGTCCCAGGCCTCGCCAGCTGGTGCTCAGGGCCATTTGCGTGGGCATGGAGAAATATAAGGGACTTCTGTCCACTTGGTAGATGCCCACCGAGAGCGTCCCTCCAGCTGTGGCTCCCGATGACGGTGGCCTGCCGCAGGTCCTGCATGGTGTGAGAAAAGCCTTGGCTGCCGACCTGCTGGTCGTAGCGAGGACATGCACACATCCTCATCAGGATGTACAGGTCCTTGTGGGGGCCGTAGTGCTGACTGGTCTCCTGGGGCAGGGTCACACCTCTGTGACCCTCGAGGTGGCCCTGTCAAAGACAGAGTAGAGGTGCTGGCAGGGCTCTGCCTCACAAAAGCAGGAACAGAGCAGGGGCACCGCCGTGGAGTAGCTGCCAGGGTTGCAGCACAGATCGATGACCAGCGTGGCCGGTCCTGTCCACCAGCCTCTGCCACACCAGCTGCGCCAGCTGCGGCCCGAAGCCTTCATGGTCTCCAGCTCAGCCATGGCATCAAAGCCCAAGTAGCCCAGCCGGCTGGTGGCACCTCCCTCTTGAACAGGCCCGGATGGGGTAGGAGGGTTCCTGGGGGAGCAGCGGGCAGGAGAGGGGGCGCCTCCTCTGTGCAGCAGCAGAGCATGGTGGTCCCCAGGCAGGTCAGCCGTGAGCTGGGAAGCCAAGGACTCCAGGTCCATGGCTGTGTGGTAGGCGCCCCCTCGACCCCACCCCCTCGCCcgccctttccccctcccctgccagcttggctcATAGCAGGTCTCCGATCTGCCCAACAGCCTCAGGCTGTGCTCAGTGAGCCTCCAGCAGACACGCGTGCCCTCTACCAAGGCTCCAGGCCCCGGTGGAACACCAGCACTCCTGGGCCCTGTCCAGGGCCTCCTTGGCCAGCCGGATGGCATGCGGCGCCTCGCCGCCCCCGAGCCAGTGCTCGTGGCGGTTGCTGATgagggtgagcaggggcaccGTGAGCGCCAGGCCGTCCTCGGGGTCTGCAGCAGGGGCACGTGCGCTGTGCAGCGGGCTGCCCGCGGTGATCTCGCCCACCAGCGTGGCCCAGCCCGGCGACGGCAGGAGGAAGTCCAGCTCCTTGGTGGCCTGGCCATTTGGTGGTGAGCCCAGGAGCCACAGTGCTGGCCCAGcaaccgcccccgcccccaggctgaaGTGCTCTCATGTGACCTTGGTGCTGCGGTCCTAGGTGGTGAAGAGGCACACAACCTGGCGTTCAGGCCCTGGAGGAAGGACAGCAGCAGGGACACCTCAGAGGACGGCCCTCCCCCACGGGGTTCCTGCACAGGTCCACCATCAGGGGCTCGCGGCCTGCAGAGGCCCCCACACCTGCTGCAGGATGCACGGGCCCAGCACCCCAGCACAGAGGCCTTGGCAAAGTGGCCGAAGCGAGTAGCCCACATGGCCCAGCAGCATAAACCCCTGGAACCCGGAGTCCCCCAGGGCCTGCCGGGAAACTTCTCCTCCTGCACCACTGGGACACCGCTGGGGGGGCCGCGGCTCCAGGCTCAGG
Coding sequences:
- the RBP3 gene encoding LOW QUALITY PROTEIN: retinol-binding protein 3 (The sequence of the model RefSeq protein was modified relative to this genomic sequence to represent the inferred CDS: inserted 28 bases in 20 codons; deleted 4 bases in 3 codons; substituted 6 bases at 6 genomic stop codons), which gives rise to MRREWXLLLSTLPCGLAGPTHLFLPRLVLDVAKVLLGAYCFPESRVGCREXHRPAKSHESLGTSDPRTLAHVLTAAGVQSSLNHPSWSPPMRLRQVPALTDLTQEELPAXVQKGIRHDVLEGNVGXLRVDNILSQAVVSKLGGFLAASVRRELRGXCTGAFLASPTISYLSYLHPGNSALHLDAIYESPSNTTTEIGTLPQVLGGGAVPTRRWWPSPAAPLAGVARTCTHPQRRRAVAVGKRTPGXLGLLTLRLGQSHFFLTVPVSRPGAPGRDSPLWEGRPRLLVWAVRPQEPPRSLSLEPRPPQRCPSGAGGEVSRQALGDSGFQGFMLLGHVGYSLRPLCQGLCAGVLGPCILQQVWGPLQXREPLMVDLCRNPVGGPSSEVSLLLSFLXGPERQVVCLFTTXDRSTKVTXEHFSLGAGAVAGPALWLLGSPPNGQATKELDFLLPSPGWATLVGEITAGSPLHSARAPAADPEDGLALTVPLLTLISNRHEHWLGGGEAPHAIRLAKEALDRAQECWCSTGAWSLGRGHACLLEAHXAQPEAVGQIGDLLXAKLAGGAYHTAMDLESLASQLTADLPGDHHALLLHXEEAPPLLPAAPPGTLLPHPGLFKREVPPXRLGYLGFDAMAELETMKAXGPQLAQLVWQRLVDRPATLVIDLCCNPGSYSTAVPLLCSCFCEAEPCQHLYSVFDRATSRVTEVXTLPQETSQHYGPHKDLYILMRMCACPRYDQQVGSQGFSHTMQDLRQATVIGSXTAGGTLSVGIYQVDRSPLYFSMPTQMALSTSXGEAWDLAGVEPDVTVPXARPSPXARDIAGLRIXVPPVLQTAGKPVPRRGCQTAXLQSRYSRVTSEVALAEMLGADLQELSGXPHLKTAQIPEGARRRLPDFWISPSQIPSPKVFEDLIXFSFHTNVLEDNIGYLRSDMFGDCELLTQVSELLVEHVWKKIVHRDAMIIDMRFNIGGPTSSISSLCSYFFDKGPPILLDKIYSXSNDSVSELWTHTHSQDLDVHRGASEQDGLEFTHIMRRRGCALLTGEGTSSSCQPPQTCRGHDTHLYITXATARSVGAADGSSWEGVGVVPHMAVPAKRPSPELLLTEEGEAEPRPAGPPVGPPWAQPWRGRDPWPHTKGTQVLGPDEGPEGQERAR